The following are encoded in a window of Cydia strobilella chromosome 1, ilCydStro3.1, whole genome shotgun sequence genomic DNA:
- the LOC134756104 gene encoding gustatory and odorant receptor 24, which produces MTRSRRRVAISRSSPGSPLAVQTPTRLVPREKAEMAFYSNNSLFPNQPPIPNGIAAQMDEKSKHKIIFLDVTPNRTPRLPTPNNAIAPIQDNLINPDITRDIIYENIKPVFTLLRIMGVLPLNRPVPGVTQFQPASPSMLYSVVLYCSLIGYLLYLSLNKVQIVRTGAQEGKFEEAVIEYLFTVYLFPMIAVPLLWYETRKIAEVLNGWVEYEIAYKKLSNRVLPVGLYKKALAMSIVIPALSTTSVIITHVTMVHFKLLQIIPYVFLEILTYMLGGYWYLLCETLSICAHILAEDFQQALRNIGPAGKVAEYRALWLRLSKLARDTGIANCYTFTFMSLYLFLIITLSIYGLLSKISEGFGVKDIGLALTAFCSIMLLFFICDEAHYASHNVRLNFQKKLLMIELSWMNADALTEVNMFLRATEMNPSQISLGGFFDVNRTLFKSLLATMVTYLVVLLQFQISIPDDSRVQEADDDDFVNATASVTEAPTTLTTITTLLTTLARKKKKH; this is translated from the exons ATGACTAGGAGCCGCCGGCGTGTCGCCATTAGTCGCTCCTCTCCGGGCTCCCCACTCGCAGTTCAGACGCCAACCCGGCTAGTACCCCGGGAAAAAGCTGAAATGGCATTCTACTCTAATAATAGCTTATTTCCAAATCAACCACCCATACCCAATGGCATCGCGGCGCAAATGGACGAAAAATCGAAGCACAAAATCATATTCCTCGACGTTACACCCAATCGTACTCCGAGATTACCGACGCCTAATAATGCCATAGCCCCTATACAAGATAACTTGATCAATCCCGACATCACCAGAGACATCATTTATGAAAACATAAAGCCGGTGTTTACTCTCCTGAGGATCATGGGCGTTCTTCCATTGAACAGGCCAGTTCCGGGAGTAACCCAATTTCAACCTGCCTCACCCTCAATGCTTTACTCTGTCGTTCTCTACTGTTCTCTTATCGGATACCTTTTGTATCTTTCCCTAAATAAAGTCCAAATAGTGAGAACCGGTGCTCAAGAAGGTAAATTTGAGGAGGCTGTGATTGAGTACCTATTTACAGTGTACTTGTTTCCGATGATTGCAGTCCCTTTATTGTGGTACGAAACGAGAAAGATTGCCGAAGTTCTCAACGGATGGGTTGAATAtgag ATTGCTTACAAAAAACTATCAAACCGAGTCCTTCCTGTAGGGCTATATAAAAAAGCTCTTGCCATGTCTATAGTCATCCCAGCACTTTCAACGACATCAGTGATCATCACACATGTCACCATGGTCCACTTCAAATTATTACAAATCATTCCATACGTATTTCTGGAAATATTGACTTACATGTTGGGCGGCTACTGGTACCTTCTTTGTGAAACACTCAGCATTTGTGCGCACATCTTGGCAGAAGACTTCCAACAG GCTCTTCGTAACATTGGGCCAGCCGGAAAGGTCGCGGAATACCGCGCGCTCTGGTTGCGCCTCAGTAAACTGGCTCGGGACACCGGGATCGCGAATTGCTACACCTTCACTTTCATGAGCCTCTACTTGTTCCTTATTATCACACTTTCGATCTACGGTCTGCTCAGCAAAATCTCCGAGGGTTTCGGAGTCAAAGACATCGGTTTAGCTTTAACTGCTTTTTGCAGTATTATGCTACTATTCTTTATTTGTGACGAGGCGCACTATGCTTCTCATAAC GTACGCCTAAACTTCCAAAAGAAGCTTCTAATGATTGAGCTGTCATGGATGAACGCGGACGCACTGACCGAGGTGAACATGTTCCTGCGAGCCACTGAAATGAACCCCTCCCAGATCAGCTTGGGAGGATTTTTCGACGTCAACAGGACGCTATTCAAGTCG CTACTAGCTACGATGGTGACTTACCTAGTTGTGCTCCTGCAGTTCCAAATCAGTATACCCGATGATTCGCGTGTCCAGGAGGCGGATGACGATGATTTCGTGAATGCTACCGCCTCGGTCACCGAGGCTCCCACCACTTTGACCACCATCACCACCCTGCTCACCACGCTAGCAAGGaagaaaaagaaacattaa
- the LOC134756128 gene encoding hsp90 co-chaperone Cdc37: MVDYSKWKDIEISDDEDETHPNIDTPSLFRWRHQARLERMEERKREKEEFERKKNETKRKLAEAKSKLAEIGSDGPDLNSLKKTLTELEKEDRELKKKEEELKKKEKQTPWNVDTISEPGFTKTVINTKPVRPKEEDLTEEEKEEKMTKFIKDNEKLLKQFGMLRKYDDSKAFLQQHPQLACEETANYLVIWCINLEMEEKHDLMAHVAHQTICMQYILELSKQLDVDPRACIGSFFSRIQVAEKTYKDSFDDELNQFKARIQKRAAEKIQQAITEQEEEERKERLGPGGLDPVEVYAELPDELKKCFDTQDVPLLQATIAKMPEQEAIYHMKRCVDSGLWVPGKNDEEPTMKENNAAPAASSDDLD, translated from the exons atggTGGACTACAGCAAATGGAAAGATATTGAG aTATCTGATGACGAAGATGAGACGCACCCAAACATCGACACACCATCACTGTTTCGATGGAGACACCAAGCACGTCTCGAGCGCATGGAAGAAAGAAAAAGGGAAAAGGAGGAGTTCGAACGCAAGAAGAATGAAACAAAGAGGAAATTAGCAGAAGCCAAAAGTAAACTCGCTGAAATCGGTTCTGATGGGCCTGAtctaaattcattaaaaaaaacattgactgAGTTGGAAAAAGAAGATAGAGAGCTTAAAAAGAAGGAAGAAGAGCTTAAAAAGAAAGAGAAACAGACACCGTGGAATGTGGACACAATCAGTGAGCCCGGTTTTACAAAAACTGTTATTAACACAAAACCCGTGCGTCCGAAGGAGGAGGATTTGACTgaggaagaaaaagaagaaaagatGACAAAGTTTATCAAAGATAATGAGAAACTTTTGAAACAATTTGGCATGTTGAGGAAATATGATGACTCAAAGGCATTCCTTCAGCAACACCCGCAGCTAGCATGTGAAGAAACAGCTAACTACCTTGTGATCTGGTGTATCAACTTAGAAATGGAAGAG AAACATGACCTAATGGCCCACGTAGCGCATCAAACAATCTGCATGCAGTACATTCTGGAACTTTCCAAACAACTGGATGTGGACCCCAGAGCTTGCATTGGATCATTCTTCTCAAG GATACAGGTAGCCGAGAAAACATATAAAGACTCATTTGATGATGAGCTCAATCAGTTCAAAGCTAGAATCCAGAAGCGTGCTGCAGAGAAGATTCAGCAAGCCATCACGGAGCAAGAAGAGGAGGAAAGAAAAGAGAGACTTGGGCCTGGAGGGCTGGACCCTGTCGAGGTGTACGCAGAACTCCCTGAT GAACTGAAAAAATGCTTTGACACACAAGATGTTCCATTGCTTCAAGCAACAATAGCCAAGATGCCAGAACAGGAGGCTATTTACCACATGAAGAGATGTGTTGACTCGGGCCTATGGGTACCCGGCAAGAATGATGAAGAACCCACCATGAAAGAGAATAATGCTGCTCCGGCTGCCAGTTCTGATGATTTAGACTGA